A single window of Crassostrea angulata isolate pt1a10 chromosome 8, ASM2561291v2, whole genome shotgun sequence DNA harbors:
- the LOC128160872 gene encoding uncharacterized protein LOC128160872, producing MGIILLLVIILTSAFASCICSAFCFCCYKRGFIQAQKSIQKNDQQEEEAQYQGQHPSNEISDEDHAYEKPLPPTNETSQNHELELSAYEEVKENQIEECQFQKTDEGVYLTPVIQQHPLSSVGAGN from the exons ATGGGTATCATTTTATTGTTGGTCATCATTTTGACATCAGCTTTTGCGTCATGTATTTGTTCTGCCTTCTGCTTCTGTTGTTACAAAAG GGGCTTTATCCAGGCTCAAAAATCAATTCAAAAGAATGATCAGCAAGAAGAGGAAGCTCAGTACCAAGGTCAACATCCTAGTAATGAGATTTCTGATGAAGACCACGCTTACGAAAAACCTCTCCCACCGACCAATGAAACTTCACAAAACCATGAATTAGAATTATCAGCGTACGAGGAGGTCAAGGAAAACCAAATTGAAGAATGTCAGTTTCAGAAAACTGATGAAGGTGTGTATTTAACACCAGTTATTCAACAACACCCTCTTTCCTCTGTTGGAGCTGGGAATTAA